The proteins below come from a single Garra rufa chromosome 25, GarRuf1.0, whole genome shotgun sequence genomic window:
- the cstpp1 gene encoding centriolar satellite-associated tubulin polyglutamylase complex regulator 1 isoform X1 — protein sequence MKMNTDRFSLTVDEYLAETNVLFYLNDAVTQLLEHKEEYTQFGVVRYFAEYFTSVKNGNHVLFREFSYIKVTPHNRESFIHIFWKCFRQIGKNGDLLAMSEYSSLLQLLCPDFPTEMVQNTARIVLIDDATDCLMSFADFIYSFQIQFYYEEFVESVSVIYQDLLSGKNPNTVIVPTSTSVEQLSTAANEEPDPQEGVDSSIFCECIEGLCERFKHKFPSTVAIKEILESSQRVSFYGFLMALAKHEGVNQDIGALPNKSDVLIDPEMDQELERLIAQVAISPTSNNSSSSAVGQKETSKKASPRKSLHQRKRIEMESDGSTEETDSSEN from the exons ATGAAAATGAATACGGATCGATTCAGCCTCACTGTTGACGAGTATTTAG CTGAAACGAATGTCCTCTTCTATCTCAACGATGCAGTCACACAGCTACTGGAACATAAAGAGGAATACACTCAGTTTGGTGTGGTTCGATATTTTGCAGAATA TTTCACCAGTGTGAAGAATGGGAATCACGTGCTCTTCAGGGAATTCAGTTACATCAAGGTGACTCCTCATAACAGAGAATCCTTCATCCATATCTTCTGGAAATGCTTCAGACAGATTGGAAAGAACGGGG ATTTGTTGGCAATGTCAGAATACAGTTCACTTTTACAGCTGTTATGTCCTGATTTTCCTACTGAGATGGTACAAAACACAGCCAG gATTGTCCTGATAGATGATGCCACCGACTGTCTAATGTCATTCgcagattttatttattcattccaaATCCAGTTTTATTATGAAG AGTTTGTGGAGAGTGTGTCTGTGATTTACCAAGACCTGCTGTCAGGGAAGAACCCAAACACGGTCATAGTCCCGACCTCCACTTCGGTGGAACAGTTATCCACCGCAGCCAACGAGGAGCCGGACCCTCAAGAAGGCGTAGACTCCTCCATCTTTTGTGAATGTATAGAGGGACTTTGTGAGAGGTTCAAACACAA GTTTCCTTCCACAGTTGCAATTAAGGAGATATTAGAGAGCAGTCAACGAGTGTCTTTCTATGGCTTCCTGATGGCCTTGGCCAAACATGAGGGAGTAAACCAAGACATCG GTGCTCTTCCCAATAAATCGGACGTGCTGATTGATCCAGAGATGGACCAGGAGCTGGAGAGACT CATAGCTCAAGTCGCCATCAGCCCGACGtccaacaacagcagcagcagcgctGTGGGACAGAAGGAAACGTCCAAGAAGGCCTCACCACGCAAGTCCCTGCACCAACGCAAGAGGATTGAAATGGAGAGCGACGGTTCCACAGAGGAGACAGACTCTTCTGAGAATTAA
- the cstpp1 gene encoding centriolar satellite-associated tubulin polyglutamylase complex regulator 1 isoform X2: MKMNTDRFSLTVDEYLAETNVLFYLNDAVTQLLEHKEEYTQFGVVRYFAEYFTSVKNGNHVLFREFSYIKVTPHNRESFIHIFWKCFRQIGKNGDLLAMSEYSSLLQLLCPDFPTEMVQNTARIVLIDDATDCLMSFADFIYSFQIQFYYEEFVESVSVIYQDLLSGKNPNTVIVPTSTSVEQLSTAANEEPDPQEGVDSSIFCECIEGLCERFKHKFPSTVAIKEILESSQRVSFYGFLMALAKHEGVNQDIGALPNKSDVLIDPEMDQELERL, translated from the exons ATGAAAATGAATACGGATCGATTCAGCCTCACTGTTGACGAGTATTTAG CTGAAACGAATGTCCTCTTCTATCTCAACGATGCAGTCACACAGCTACTGGAACATAAAGAGGAATACACTCAGTTTGGTGTGGTTCGATATTTTGCAGAATA TTTCACCAGTGTGAAGAATGGGAATCACGTGCTCTTCAGGGAATTCAGTTACATCAAGGTGACTCCTCATAACAGAGAATCCTTCATCCATATCTTCTGGAAATGCTTCAGACAGATTGGAAAGAACGGGG ATTTGTTGGCAATGTCAGAATACAGTTCACTTTTACAGCTGTTATGTCCTGATTTTCCTACTGAGATGGTACAAAACACAGCCAG gATTGTCCTGATAGATGATGCCACCGACTGTCTAATGTCATTCgcagattttatttattcattccaaATCCAGTTTTATTATGAAG AGTTTGTGGAGAGTGTGTCTGTGATTTACCAAGACCTGCTGTCAGGGAAGAACCCAAACACGGTCATAGTCCCGACCTCCACTTCGGTGGAACAGTTATCCACCGCAGCCAACGAGGAGCCGGACCCTCAAGAAGGCGTAGACTCCTCCATCTTTTGTGAATGTATAGAGGGACTTTGTGAGAGGTTCAAACACAA GTTTCCTTCCACAGTTGCAATTAAGGAGATATTAGAGAGCAGTCAACGAGTGTCTTTCTATGGCTTCCTGATGGCCTTGGCCAAACATGAGGGAGTAAACCAAGACATCG GTGCTCTTCCCAATAAATCGGACGTGCTGATTGATCCAGAGATGGACCAGGAGCTGGAGAGACTGTGA